GCGGCCGATCCCGACGGCCAGCTGGGTCCGCACCGCGACGGCGACCGGCTGCCGTTCCTGCTGAAGTTGCTCGCCGCGGACCAGGCACTGAGCCTCCAGGCCCATCCGACGAAGGAACAGGCGGAGGAGGGCTTCGACCGGGAGAACCGGGAGGGCGTCCCGCTGACCGCCTCGAACCGCAACTACAAGGACGACAACCACAAGCCCGAGCTGCTTGTCGCGCTCACCCGGTTCGAGGCGCTCACCGGATTCCGGCCGCTGGAGCGGTCCCGCCGGCTCCTGGCGGTGCTCGATGTGCCGGAGCTGGCCCGCACCACCGCCGTCCTCGGCGGTGCCGATGCCGATGAAGACCTGCGTGCGCTGGTCACCACCTGGATCACTCTCCCGGAGAGCGCGAAGGCTCCGCTGGTCGATGCGGTGGCGGCGGCCTGCCGTGGTCTGCCCGCGCGTGCCGGGGCGGGGGACACGGCCGTCGAGGAATGGATGCTCGGCGCCGCGGAGGTGGCTGCCGGCCTGGCCGCACAGTATCCCGGCGATTCCGGGGTGCTGATCTCACTGCTGCTCAACCATGTCGTGCTGGAGCCGGGGGAGGCGGTGTTCCTCTCCGCCGGACAGCTGCACGCCTACCTGCACGGTACCGGTGTGGAGATCATGGCGAACTCGGACAACGTCCTGCGCGGGGGACTGACCACGAAGCACGTGGACGTCCCCGAGCTCATGCGGGTCGTGGACTTCAGCCAGTTGGCGGATCCGGTACGGCACGCGGACGCCACCGGCTTCTACGAGGTCCCGGTGCGGGACTTCACCCTGCGCCGCTGTGAGGAGGGCCGCGCCGTCGAGGTCAGCGGTCCGGCAGTCGTGCTGGCCACCCGGACGGGTGTGGAACTCGCCGGCGACGGGGTGGACGGCGGCGTCCCCGAAATCCTGCGGCCGGGACAGGCGGCGTGGGTTCCGGCGGCGTGTCCTCCGGTGTCGGTCACGGCGCTCGGTCAGGGGTTCATCGCGACGGCGGGATGACGCCGGGCGTGACAGACATGACCGGCGTGACCGGTTCGACCTGCACGGCCGACTGACCGGGGCAGATCCGTCCCGGGGGATCAGCGCGCGGTGGTGGTGTCCGTGGTGCCGCCGGTCGTTGCCGCGCGGCTGCTCTGGCCGGGGAGCGGCCCGGTCCGGTGGCCCTGTGCCGCGGTGTCCGGTGCCCCCGTCGCCTCTGACGGCTCAGACGGCTCCGCCGGCTCCGATGGTTCGGCGGCGATGCCGGGTCGGGCGGGGCTGTCCGGGTTGTCGGGCTTGACGGGGTTGACGGGCTTGTCGGGCCGGGCAGATTCCGCCGGGGAGCTCGTTCCGCTGCCCGGGAGATCGGGCAGGTCCGGCAGGTCGGAGATGCCGGGCAGATCCGGGATCCCGATACCGTCGGAGGTGGGCGGCGTCGTCAGAGTGGTGGTTGTCGTCGGGCTGTCCGCGGTGTCCGACGGAGCCGGTGCATTCGCCGTGAGGGGACCGGGTGCCGTCTGTTCCGGTGATCCCGGGTTCACGTAGTGGCCGCCGTCCCAGGAGTTCGGCGGGAGGAAGGGGTCATCGGTGAGTGGTGCGTAACCGGTTGTCGGGACAGACTGGGGTGACGGATCCTGCCAGGGACGGTCCGCTCCCGGGGTGCCCTGGTTCTGGGGGCGGCCCTGGTCCTGCGACGGGCGGGAGGGGCGCGAGGTGGCCTCGCTGACCGTGGAGGTCACGTTGTGGCCGTTGGCGGCCTCGTTGACGTCCTGGTGTGACGGCTGCTTGTCGGGGCCGGCGGACTGCCAGGCGACGAGACCGACTCCGGCGGCGATGACGAGGCCGACGGCGGCGAAGGCACCGACGAGCCGGTTGCCGCGCTGCGCTGCGCGGCGTTCGTCGGCGATGAGGGACTGGTGGTGTGCGGTGGTGCCCTCGTCGGCACCCCGTCCGGGCGTGGTGGACCCGTTGTCGGCGGGCGGCTCGGGGGTGATGTCGTAGTTCATGGTCGCCCTCCTTCCTGGCTTCCGGTGATCACCGAGTATCACGAAATGGTCACGAAATTGCTTCTACCGTAGCACGGCATAAGTCCTAGATAAACCCCTTTCCGTGATCGCGTCGTGACCAGTTTGTGACCTAAATTAGTGGCCCGCTACCGTATGGCGCACAGCACATTCCGCCCGGGCCGGGGGTCGACCGGCCGTCGGTACCTTCCGGACCCGACCCCGGCACGCCGTCTATTCTGGGGCGCAAGCGGCGGTGAGGGACCGCCGGACCCGGTTGAAAGGACCCGAGAGATGAGCACCTGGGACGAGTCGGTCTTCACGGACGAGGCGGCCACGGACTTCCTCGATGAATGTGACGACCTCGAGCAGGCGGACTTCGTCGCCGCACTGGTGGACGCCACGACGGTGGCACTCAATCACGCCGGACGGGGCACGGCGGACTTCCGGACGGGGCTGTGTGCCGCGACAGTGGCGGCGATCTGGTCGGGTGCACCTTTCACCGCCGCCGATGCGGTGGACGCCCACCCGCACATCCGCACCGGGATCGGGGAGTGCCCCGAAGAGCTCGAAGCGGTCGCGCTCCAGTTGCTGGACCGGGAGCTGGAGACGACGGGGGACGACGCGCCGGACGGACTGGAGACGGCGGTCGAGGCACTGAGCTGACAGCGGCCCGGCACCGGCCCCGGCCCCGGCACCGTGGTAGACGCCGGGGCCGACGGCGGCTGAGGCTGCCGGCCGTGTCCCGGACCCTGCTCGGCGGGTCACCTCGGCGAGCGCGCTAGGCTGTGGTGGAGAAAAAGTAGTCCCCGTACTACCCCGTCCCCCCGCTAGGAGCATTCACGCATGGCTGACACCGCAGATCTCACCTTCGACCCGGTCGCGGACCTGGCCGTCGACAACAACGGCGACCTCCAGTACAAGGTCCGCGACCTGTCGCTGGCCGCGGAGGGCCGCGAGCAGCTGCGGCTCGCGGAGTACGAGATGCCGGGTCTGATGGAACTGCGCCGCGAGTACGCCGACGAGAAGCCGCTCGCCGGCGCGCGCATCGCCGGCTCGATCCACATGACGGTCCAGACCGCGGTGCTCATCGAGACGCTCACCGCCCTCGGCGCCGAGGTCCGGTGGGCCTCCTGCAACATCTTCTCCACCCAGGACGAGGCCGCCGCGGCCGTCGTCGTCGGTGCGGACGGTACCCCGGAGGACCCGAAGGGCGTCCCGGTGTTCGCGTGGAAGGGCGAGAGCCTCGACGAGTACTGGTGGTGCCTGGAGCAGGTCTTCGACTGGGGCGACGTGCAGCCCAACATGATCCTCGACGACGGTGGCGACGCCACCAACGCCGTCATCACCGGCAAGGAGTTCGAGGGCAACGGCCTGGTGCCGGAGCCGTCGACCGAGGACCCGGACGAGTACCAGGCCTTCCTGCGCATGCTTGCCCGCGTCTACGGCAAGGACGCCACCCGCTGGACCAACGCCGCGGAGTCCGTCAAGGGCGTCACCGAGGAGACCACCACCGGTGTCCACCGCCTGTACCACTTCGCCGAGCAGGGCACGCTGCCCTTCCCGGCGATGAACGTCAACGACGCGGTCACCAAGTCCAAGTTC
This is a stretch of genomic DNA from Corynebacterium nuruki S6-4. It encodes these proteins:
- the manA gene encoding mannose-6-phosphate isomerase, class I, giving the protein MHRVEGTVRTYAWGSRTALAELTGRPLPTDHPEAEMWFGAHPAAACRLDGTDGSLADAIAADPDGQLGPHRDGDRLPFLLKLLAADQALSLQAHPTKEQAEEGFDRENREGVPLTASNRNYKDDNHKPELLVALTRFEALTGFRPLERSRRLLAVLDVPELARTTAVLGGADADEDLRALVTTWITLPESAKAPLVDAVAAACRGLPARAGAGDTAVEEWMLGAAEVAAGLAAQYPGDSGVLISLLLNHVVLEPGEAVFLSAGQLHAYLHGTGVEIMANSDNVLRGGLTTKHVDVPELMRVVDFSQLADPVRHADATGFYEVPVRDFTLRRCEEGRAVEVSGPAVVLATRTGVELAGDGVDGGVPEILRPGQAAWVPAACPPVSVTALGQGFIATAG
- a CDS encoding DUF4259 domain-containing protein, producing the protein MSTWDESVFTDEAATDFLDECDDLEQADFVAALVDATTVALNHAGRGTADFRTGLCAATVAAIWSGAPFTAADAVDAHPHIRTGIGECPEELEAVALQLLDRELETTGDDAPDGLETAVEALS
- the ahcY gene encoding adenosylhomocysteinase — encoded protein: MADTADLTFDPVADLAVDNNGDLQYKVRDLSLAAEGREQLRLAEYEMPGLMELRREYADEKPLAGARIAGSIHMTVQTAVLIETLTALGAEVRWASCNIFSTQDEAAAAVVVGADGTPEDPKGVPVFAWKGESLDEYWWCLEQVFDWGDVQPNMILDDGGDATNAVITGKEFEGNGLVPEPSTEDPDEYQAFLRMLARVYGKDATRWTNAAESVKGVTEETTTGVHRLYHFAEQGTLPFPAMNVNDAVTKSKFDNRYGTRHSVIDGINRGTDMLIGGKAALVCGYGDVGKGVAEALKGQGARVKVTEADPINALQALMDGFPVVTVDDAIGEADLVITSTGNLGIISFAQMQKMKNHAVLGNIGHFDNEIDMASLIHRPDVSRITIKPQVDEFTFPDADGNPLSIVVLSEGRLLNLGNATGHPSFVMSNSFADQTIAQIELFTNGDKYGNEVYRLPKILDEKVARIHVEALGGHLTTLTKEQAEYIGVDVEGPFKPEHYRY